The stretch of DNA GTgctatgaagaaaattaaatgaatttttttctttttctttgcagcctcatcaataattcattcaCATTAAATTCCACCTCAAGATCATCCCCAATGCGTCGGGGTGAGAGTCGCGTTCGTGGCAGTAGACGTGGAAATTTGGCACCTTTGTGCATTAGCTATGATTCCCCGGAGAAATCTGCCATGTCAACGGAGGATCTATCACTGTATGCCGGTAGCAGTCCCCAACCTAGTCCACGTCCATGCTCCATCAGTCCATGCATGGATATGGGTGCATTGCTGTCGCCAGAAGTCAGTCCAACACGTTTCCGTGTGATGCCTGTGGAGGAGGTGTCGGTGTCCCAGTCAGCCCCAAGGCGCTCCTTTGAGGAGATCGATGCAAATTCCATGGATAGTGGGTACAGTGCAAGTTTCGGTGCATCAGATGGGAGCTCCGAAAACAAGGGGAATGCCTTTGAATTTGCTCAACCACTGGCAATTGCACCCAGGCGTATTGAGCCATCTCCACGAAAGACCCCAACCTCCCGCGGAAGTAGCACCACAATGTCCCCACACAATCGTACACCCACCAATAGCCGGGGATACCGTGTTTTCCACAGCCTCTCATCGGGCTCCATGGAATCCATGGATGATGACTACATGGAGTTGTTTGACATTGAGACAATGGATTGCGAATCTCAGATGCCTAGCAATATCACCTCACTCATTAGTGGAGACATTAAAAATCTACGGTCCACCCCAGAGACGAAGAGGCCACTCGTGCGGCGTTGCCTGTCGTTGGTTGACTCATCATTGGACAGCAGCAGTCCCAGATTACCGCTCGAACCGAAAACACCAGAATACCCCAGTCCCCTGAGGATGTCAATGGTGCGGAACGCAACTGTTCGCTCCGAGGAGTGCGCGAAGGCATTTAAGCGACCTGAACCAATGGTTGGGAGCCCTGTGCAGAGTAAACGGTACAAGAGTGAGCTCAACGTGAGCATGGACATGAGCCCGCTCACGCCACTCTTTGCCAATCATCAATCAGACAAAGAGAATGCACGCAACAAGATTAATCTGCCCAAGAGGAATCTCCTCAAGAAGTCCATCTCACTCAATGAGACTGTCATCATGAATGCCCTCAGTCgatgtaagttttttttctatttcttgttttttttttattttttatcctctaaaattattttattttatttttaattttcaaaacctactgtaaaaaaatttcaacgaaaatctcatttatttcaaattcaatagagaagtgatttatttctctctttttgggGGCCCATTAGtattttttaagtctttttttattatcctGCATGTCTGGTTAGTTTAGTGGAGGTAAACCAAAAAGACCTTTTTAGGGTTTTTCCAAATCACCCATTTTCATAGGAATTTGGGTGAaactgagaaaaatatttttaaggattacGCTGTAAAGTTTAATATGGAAAAAGTTGTGCATAAATATTGCAAGAAGTGACCTCTTTTGGTGCAGTTTTAGGATAAAAGTTTCTTAAGAAGTTAAAAGTTGTGCACAAAAACAATTTGGAGGGATTTTCAGCGACTTCTTGTGCAATTTTATGATTTGACCTAAAAGAGTAAATAATTAAGGATAAAAAGGAGTCCCCTTTTTTGGGAAGAACCTGAAAGattaacagaatttatttaaatacccCATTTggctaattaaaattcttcttttctcccCAACCAGCTATGACAAATCCTGATCTAATCGGAGACTTTAGTAAACCCTTCTGCCTTCCATTACTCGAGGGTGGTCGTCATAAGGATCTCAAATCAATATCAGTGCATACAATGTCAAATCTCCTGAGGGGATGCTACGGGGATTCCGTGGCAACGTTCAAGGTTATCGACTGCCGCTATCCGTATGAATACGAGGGGGGTCACATAGCTGGATCTGTGAATCTCTACACGCAGGAGCAAATTCTCGAGGAGCTCGTAACAGCAAAGACTGAAGTTGCAGACATGGGGGATGCAAAGAGGCATATATTGGTGTTTCACTGTGAATTCTCTTCAGAGCGTGGACCAAAATTGTAAGTTTTTACCATCTTCATgcggcaaaaaaaagtgtgatcttactggaaatttttttaccatttctTGTAGATCACGCTTCCTGCGAAATCACGATCGACACTGCAATGAGGATTCCTATCCAGCTCTTCACTATCCCGAAATGTACCTCCTTCACGGTGGCTACAAAGAATTCTACGAGACATACCCTGATCTGTGCGAACCACGATCGTACAGACAAATGCTTGATCCAGGATATTGTGAAGAGTACAAAAATTTCCGGGCCAAATCAAAGAGCTGGACTGGAGATGGTAAAGTCACATCAACCAATAGACTTATGAAGTCAAGATCGCGGTTAAtgctctaaaaaaaacaatgaaagaTCGCAAAATAAGTGAGAAAAAGGTGAGAGATTTTGTTGTGAGCAAGTGACTCCGAAAACAGTGCgcttatttttgttgtttttccccttttttatatatataaattttatatctggaaaatgcaatttatcccagattccaattaaaaaaaaaagaaaagaaaggaaagatGAAGAGTTAATCTCGTGTGAGATCTTGGgcatacaaaaaagaaaagatcatTCAACAACATGAGCATTATCTTTGGCGCTCTCATGTCAGGGATAAAATCAACTTCGAAGTGCAAAtatctttagaaaataatttagtttatagtttaatttaacaaaacccacacacacacacatacaaaatttaatagtATATTGTACAGAATAGAGGATCCTTTTTTCTACttcaatttcacacaaaaaaaaacacgaatgGGGAGAAAGCTTTGAGGCTCTTTTTTATACACTtaggggtttttttttataagacaAACCAAgaatctttctctctctctgcatttattagttcatttttttaattagttttttttctccttaaacTGCCATGTCCAATGGAGAGGAAGATAAGTCGcgcaaaataataatttatctgTGATGTGAAAGAAGATTTATAAAATGGcttaaagggaa from Lutzomyia longipalpis isolate SR_M1_2022 chromosome 1, ASM2433408v1 encodes:
- the LOC129797523 gene encoding M-phase inducer phosphatase isoform X1 — protein: MSDLSDNASDGDSLTPSEGSCSGAASDGRKDFKGVIATLKRNELIFAESSFTVSPVSDLSKNLFLASLTPRLTWRRKDHSPTVDSEFSNTYLSGGKSSRLINNSFTLNSTSRSSPMRRGESRVRGSRRGNLAPLCISYDSPEKSAMSTEDLSLYAGSSPQPSPRPCSISPCMDMGALLSPEVSPTRFRVMPVEEVSVSQSAPRRSFEEIDANSMDSGYSASFGASDGSSENKGNAFEFAQPLAIAPRRIEPSPRKTPTSRGSSTTMSPHNRTPTNSRGYRVFHSLSSGSMESMDDDYMELFDIETMDCESQMPSNITSLISGDIKNLRSTPETKRPLVRRCLSLVDSSLDSSSPRLPLEPKTPEYPSPLRMSMVRNATVRSEECAKAFKRPEPMVGSPVQSKRYKSELNVSMDMSPLTPLFANHQSDKENARNKINLPKRNLLKKSISLNETVIMNALSRSMTNPDLIGDFSKPFCLPLLEGGRHKDLKSISVHTMSNLLRGCYGDSVATFKVIDCRYPYEYEGGHIAGSVNLYTQEQILEELVTAKTEVADMGDAKRHILVFHCEFSSERGPKLSRFLRNHDRHCNEDSYPALHYPEMYLLHGGYKEFYETYPDLCEPRSYRQMLDPGYCEEYKNFRAKSKSWTGDGKVTSTNRLMKSRSRLML
- the LOC129797523 gene encoding M-phase inducer phosphatase isoform X2 — encoded protein: MWEGIAQDPCDVCECTSLINNSFTLNSTSRSSPMRRGESRVRGSRRGNLAPLCISYDSPEKSAMSTEDLSLYAGSSPQPSPRPCSISPCMDMGALLSPEVSPTRFRVMPVEEVSVSQSAPRRSFEEIDANSMDSGYSASFGASDGSSENKGNAFEFAQPLAIAPRRIEPSPRKTPTSRGSSTTMSPHNRTPTNSRGYRVFHSLSSGSMESMDDDYMELFDIETMDCESQMPSNITSLISGDIKNLRSTPETKRPLVRRCLSLVDSSLDSSSPRLPLEPKTPEYPSPLRMSMVRNATVRSEECAKAFKRPEPMVGSPVQSKRYKSELNVSMDMSPLTPLFANHQSDKENARNKINLPKRNLLKKSISLNETVIMNALSRSMTNPDLIGDFSKPFCLPLLEGGRHKDLKSISVHTMSNLLRGCYGDSVATFKVIDCRYPYEYEGGHIAGSVNLYTQEQILEELVTAKTEVADMGDAKRHILVFHCEFSSERGPKLSRFLRNHDRHCNEDSYPALHYPEMYLLHGGYKEFYETYPDLCEPRSYRQMLDPGYCEEYKNFRAKSKSWTGDGKVTSTNRLMKSRSRLML
- the LOC129797523 gene encoding M-phase inducer phosphatase isoform X3, giving the protein MVFGPIKIMVEMSFSLINNSFTLNSTSRSSPMRRGESRVRGSRRGNLAPLCISYDSPEKSAMSTEDLSLYAGSSPQPSPRPCSISPCMDMGALLSPEVSPTRFRVMPVEEVSVSQSAPRRSFEEIDANSMDSGYSASFGASDGSSENKGNAFEFAQPLAIAPRRIEPSPRKTPTSRGSSTTMSPHNRTPTNSRGYRVFHSLSSGSMESMDDDYMELFDIETMDCESQMPSNITSLISGDIKNLRSTPETKRPLVRRCLSLVDSSLDSSSPRLPLEPKTPEYPSPLRMSMVRNATVRSEECAKAFKRPEPMVGSPVQSKRYKSELNVSMDMSPLTPLFANHQSDKENARNKINLPKRNLLKKSISLNETVIMNALSRSMTNPDLIGDFSKPFCLPLLEGGRHKDLKSISVHTMSNLLRGCYGDSVATFKVIDCRYPYEYEGGHIAGSVNLYTQEQILEELVTAKTEVADMGDAKRHILVFHCEFSSERGPKLSRFLRNHDRHCNEDSYPALHYPEMYLLHGGYKEFYETYPDLCEPRSYRQMLDPGYCEEYKNFRAKSKSWTGDGKVTSTNRLMKSRSRLML